In Leishmania mexicana MHOM/GT/2001/U1103 complete genome, chromosome 13, the following proteins share a genomic window:
- a CDS encoding glycosyltransferase family-like protein, with amino-acid sequence MLRACRRWHTIFDACYVLNLDRRPDRWAHVQQQVKRARLHKFLKPGVEVTRLSGIDGNGLDVAGLHRDGVLTDQGYQRYQLPTEQKLYGMDLTKGAIGCALSHRAVWQRVVAEHRACALILEDDLEFHHQFSRQFAERWSRVPADWGIVHMGGLDLLASGKPPRPYIADGIRLAYHGHRELTAYVVHAASAQRCLDLSLPMTWQVDTHISSCLADDAAAQDKYIADPKMYVFQPSLVIQLMSFTTDVQKKPTDSPALADAARRLREFVGGGTSVR; translated from the coding sequence AtgctgcgcgcgtgccggCGTTGGCACACGATCTTCGACGCCTGTTACGTCCTGAACCTCGACAGGCGACCTGATCGCTGGGCacatgtgcagcagcaggtgaaGCGGGCGAGGCTGCACAAGTTTCTAAAGCCTGGCGTGGAGGTGACGCGCCTCAGCGGCATCGATGGAAACGGGCTCGATGTTGCAGGCCTGCACAGGGACGGGGTGCTCACAGACCAAGGCTACCAGCGCTACCAACTCCCCACGGAGCAGAAGCTTTACGGCATGGACCTGACGAAGGGCGCCATTGGCTGCGCGCTTTCCCATCGTGCGGTCTGGCAGCGGGTGGTAGCGGAGCATCGTGCGTGCGCCCTCATCCTCGAGGATGACCTTGAGTTCCATCACCAATTCTCCCGCCAGTTCGCGGAGCGCTGGTCACGGGTGCCGGCTGACTGGGGGATCGTGCATATGGGTGGTCTCGACCTGCTCGCGAGTGGcaagccgccgcggccgtaCATAGCGGACGGCATCCGCCTAGCGTACCACGGGCACCGCGAGCTCACCGCGTATGTGGTGCATGCCGCCTCCGCTCAGCGCTGCCTCGACCTGTCCCTGCCCATGACGTGGCAAGTGGACACCCACATCAGCAGCTGCCTAgccgacgacgctgcggcgcaagATAAGTACATCGCCGACCCCAAGATGTACGTGTTCCAGCCATCGTTGGTGATTCAGCTCATGTCCTTCACGACAGACGTCCAGAAGAAGCCCACCGACAGCCCCGCCCTCGCAGATGCCGCGCGCCGCTTGCGGGAGTTCGTCGGTGGTGGAACGTCTGTTCGTTGA
- a CDS encoding metallo-peptidase, Clan ME, Family M16, with protein MFRRVVAPAPVAATAACAGQVRSIYEYKFGQTPLTQPFGGASRLPPGPSSKSASVAAGKVEITKLHNGARVITHNLGGPSVSVGAYILAGPAYDPPNAPGAGAMMHLALTTSNYNNSLFQLDRNIRSVGAAQSHFEKNKHYIGIRIDARADKWKSAASTSPLSHRRQLQNQKQAEQQFSLNLVQDNIFTCIAAPRFHEPDVERFRDTIDNQVEELRWQCPAEYAKQMLETVAFYREPLGNPRFVPAMSNGAISSSVLLEQYSRYVVPSRVVVAGVNVDHAALIAEYENTPFPHSAAAPHHARAQPCMVSLKDEAAQYTGGERHDHEDRPKVMGTKPDMDPESIIAVGWLAYGQDRKMIKDHAASMVVGALMDIGFSDCMRCYAPDEMHEHTGLRAFYSPYQTAGLIGFTAKAEPQAAVRMVTDAVKKVQANKASVADSMLSVAKKMAKTQFVVQNVDTIRDYCDYLGTCLSVDSNSTIATSVEEVVDAINSVSAADVKRVYEMMFSNKTSLYGHGEMLGFPSLRQMGL; from the coding sequence ATGTTCCGCCGTGTAGTCGCTCCGGCCCCGgtggcggccaccgcggccTGTGCTGGGCAAGTTCGCAGCATCTACGAGTACAAGTTCGGTCAGACCCCCCTGACCCAACCGTTTGGCGGAGCCTCTCGCCTGCCGCCTGGCCCCTCGTCGAAGTCTGCCTCAGTTGCCGCCGGGAAGGTGGAGATCACGAAGCTGCACAACGGCGCGCGCGTCATCACGCACAATCTCGGTGGACCGTCGGTGTCCGTTGGTGCCTACATACTCGCTGGCCCCGCGTACGACCCACCGAACGCGCCGGGTGCGGGAGCCATGATGCACCTTGCCCTGACGACAAGCAACTACAATAATTCTCTGTTCCAGCTTGACCGCAACAtccgcagcgtcggcgccgcccaGTCGCACTTCGAGAAGAATAAGCACTACATCGGTATTCGCATCGATGCCCGCGCCGACAAGTGGAAgagcgccgcgtcgacgtCACCGCTTTcacaccggcggcagctgcagaaccAGAAGCAAGCGGAGCAGCAGTTCTCGTTGAATCTGGTGCAGGACAACATCTTTACCTGCATCGCCGCGCCACGCTTCCACGAGCCGGATGTGGAGCGCTTCCGTGACACCATCGACAACCAGGTCGAGGAGCTCCGCTGGCAATGCCCGGCCGAGTACGCGAAGCAGATGCTGGAGACGGTGGCCTTCTACCGTGAGCCGCTCGGCAACCCCCGCTTCGTGCCGGCGATGAGCAACGGCGCCATTTCGAGcagcgtgctgctggagcagtaCAGCCGCTACGTCGTGCCGTcacgcgtcgtcgtcgccggcgtcaACGTCGATCACGCCGCGCTGATTGCCGAGTACGAGAACACGCCGTTCCCgcactccgccgccgcgccgcaccacGCCCGCGCGCAGCCGTGCATGGTGAGCTTGAAGGATGAAGCCGCTCAGTACACGGGGGGCGAGCGCCACGACCACGAGGATCGCCCCAAGGTGATGGGCACAAAGCCGGACATGGACCCGGAGTccatcatcgccgtcggCTGGCTCGCGTACGGGCAGGACAGGAAGATGATAAAGGACCACGCCGCCTCGATGGTCGTCGGGGCGCTGATGGACATTGGATTCAGCGACTGCATGCGCTGCTACGCCCCGGACGAAATGCACGAGCACACGGGCCTGCGCGCCTTCTATAGCCCCTACCAAACGGCTGGCCTGATCGGCTTCACGGCGAAGGCAGAACCgcaggcagcggtgcgcatGGTGACGGACGCCGTGAAGAAGGTGCAAGCGAACAAGGCCTCTGTCGCGGACTCGATGCTGTCCGTGGCGAAGAAAATGGCGAAAACTCAGTTCGTGGTGCAGAATGTCGACACCATCCGCGACTACTGCGACTACCTCGGCACCTGCCTCTCTGTGGATAGCAACTCGACCATAGCCACATCGGTCGAAGAGGTTGTCGACGCCATCAACTCTGTCAGCGCGGCGGATGTGAAGAGGGTGTACGAGATGATGTTCTCGAACAAGACCAGCCTGTACGGCCACGGCGAGATGCTCGGCTTCCCTTCCCTGCGCCAGATGGGTCTGTAG